Within the Candidatus Zixiibacteriota bacterium genome, the region CTTAAGACGCGCGGGGCGGAACTCGGTATCACTCAGCCCTGGCAGTTTTTCTGGTGGACCGGTGGATTAAGCTCATTTCTGGATAATGCCCCCACTTATTTGACCTTCTTTACGCTGGCCGAGAGTGTCACCAGGGCGACCGGAAATGCAGATCCTGTCACAATTGCGGGAGTTCATGTAGACCTGCTTCGTGCCATAAGCTGCGGGGCGGTTTTCATGGGGGCCATGACATATATTGGAAACGGCCCCAATTTCATGGTAAAAACGATCGCCGAGGATATGAAAATCAAGATCCCACACTTCTTTGGTTATATGGTATATTCAATATTAATACTTATTCCCATTTTCATAG harbors:
- a CDS encoding sodium:proton antiporter, with protein sequence LKTRGAELGITQPWQFFWWTGGLSSFLDNAPTYLTFFTLAESVTRATGNADPVTIAGVHVDLLRAISCGAVFMGAMTYIGNGPNFMVKTIAEDMKIKIPHFFGYMVYSILILIPIFIVVTLIFFRP